One window from the genome of Streptomyces cadmiisoli encodes:
- a CDS encoding SpoIIE family protein phosphatase — translation MGTFEDRDVARGRFDVADAAPVVLDAQGVVTSWTPDAQRMLAYGPTEAVGRNLADLLTPEDARRVPDLIGRCGAEGGWTGLLTALRRDGRPVRVSVRITSLPGTQGTSHWLALLSELTDAPGWDMSRDMLEQIVERCPVGMAIVDTELRYVWSNTALAQYGGGPPQRRLGLRLADVQPGLDTESIEAQMRQALATGESVVGYEHVGRVRSAPFRETAHMMSFSRLDDGRGHPLGVYYTVVDISERHRARQRLALLDRAGERIGRTLDIVRTAQELADVAVPELADLVTVDLQESVLGGAEPPPIPPATQSVRLCRAGHRSVDAVPKAVVGRGEVATYPPGSPPVRCLTTGSSWREERLDPLTEEWATDTGGGRRSIFLELGLHSAMIVPIRARGVTLGVTSFFRRRRHEPFDADDLALAEDLVSRAAVCVDNARRYTRERDAALVLQRSLLPHRLPEQDAVEVTAYYQPADELTGLGGDWYDLIPLSGARVALVVGEVAGHGIDAAAGMGRLRTAVRTLAALDLPPEEVLGHLDDLVARSEHTDGITPEPDEADPGLPAVDDENAASPGVDGTVYARPNRPEEDRAGAGCLYVVYDPVDGRCAMASAGHPAPAVILPDGTATFVDLPPGPPLGVGGPPFESVEVTLAPGSTLTLHTDGLLAGGQPTSAAEAERDRLRLALERPAASLDLRCRSVVDALVPARPHDDVALLMARTRRLGADQVADWELPCDPAVVANARRAAMGQLTEWGLEELAFTTELVVSELVTNAIRYASGGPIRLRLIRDRALACEVLDGGATAPHLRHPRATDEGGRGLLLVSQLTQRWGTRFVPEGKIIWAEQALTDPPG, via the coding sequence GTGGGCACATTCGAGGACCGCGACGTCGCCCGAGGGCGGTTCGACGTGGCGGACGCCGCGCCCGTGGTGCTCGACGCACAGGGCGTGGTCACGAGTTGGACGCCGGACGCCCAGCGGATGCTGGCGTACGGGCCCACCGAGGCGGTGGGCCGGAACCTGGCCGATCTGCTGACCCCCGAGGACGCCCGCCGCGTGCCCGACCTGATCGGACGGTGCGGCGCGGAGGGCGGATGGACCGGCCTGCTGACGGCCCTGCGGCGGGACGGCCGGCCGGTCCGGGTGTCCGTGCGGATCACCTCGCTGCCCGGGACACAGGGCACCTCGCACTGGCTGGCGCTGCTGTCGGAACTGACCGACGCACCCGGCTGGGACATGAGCCGCGACATGCTGGAGCAGATCGTCGAACGCTGCCCGGTCGGCATGGCGATCGTCGACACGGAGCTGCGCTACGTGTGGTCGAACACGGCTCTCGCGCAGTACGGCGGCGGCCCGCCGCAGCGCCGGCTGGGACTGCGGCTGGCGGACGTCCAGCCGGGCCTGGACACCGAGTCGATCGAGGCCCAGATGCGGCAGGCGCTGGCGACCGGCGAATCGGTGGTCGGCTACGAGCACGTGGGCCGCGTACGGTCCGCCCCGTTCCGCGAGACCGCGCACATGATGTCGTTCAGCCGGCTCGACGACGGCCGCGGCCACCCGCTCGGTGTCTACTACACCGTCGTCGACATCTCGGAGCGGCACCGCGCCCGGCAGCGCCTCGCGCTGCTCGACCGGGCCGGTGAGCGCATCGGCCGCACCCTGGACATCGTGCGTACCGCGCAGGAGCTCGCCGACGTGGCCGTGCCGGAACTCGCCGACCTGGTGACCGTGGACCTTCAGGAGTCCGTGCTGGGCGGCGCCGAGCCGCCCCCGATCCCGCCCGCCACGCAGTCCGTGCGGCTGTGCCGCGCCGGTCACCGCTCGGTCGACGCGGTCCCGAAGGCCGTGGTCGGCCGGGGGGAGGTGGCCACGTATCCCCCCGGATCGCCGCCGGTGCGCTGTCTGACCACGGGCAGTTCCTGGCGCGAGGAGCGGCTCGACCCGCTCACCGAGGAGTGGGCGACGGACACGGGCGGGGGACGCCGGTCGATCTTCCTGGAGCTGGGCCTGCACAGCGCGATGATCGTGCCGATCCGGGCGCGCGGCGTCACCCTGGGCGTCACCTCCTTCTTCCGGCGCCGGCGGCACGAGCCCTTCGACGCGGACGACCTGGCCCTGGCCGAGGACCTGGTGTCCCGGGCGGCGGTCTGCGTGGACAACGCCCGGCGCTACACCCGCGAGCGGGACGCCGCCCTGGTGCTCCAGCGCAGTCTGCTGCCGCACCGGCTGCCCGAGCAGGACGCCGTGGAGGTCACCGCGTACTACCAGCCCGCCGACGAGCTGACCGGGCTCGGCGGCGACTGGTACGACCTCATCCCGCTGTCCGGCGCCCGGGTCGCCCTCGTGGTGGGGGAAGTGGCCGGCCACGGCATCGACGCGGCGGCGGGGATGGGACGGCTGCGCACCGCCGTACGGACGCTCGCCGCACTCGATCTGCCGCCCGAGGAGGTGCTCGGCCACCTCGACGACCTGGTGGCGCGTTCGGAGCACACGGACGGGATCACCCCGGAGCCGGACGAGGCCGACCCGGGCCTTCCGGCCGTCGACGACGAGAACGCCGCCTCGCCCGGCGTCGACGGCACGGTGTACGCACGGCCGAACCGGCCGGAGGAGGACCGGGCCGGAGCCGGCTGCCTGTACGTCGTCTACGACCCCGTCGACGGGCGGTGCGCCATGGCCTCGGCCGGTCATCCGGCGCCGGCCGTGATCCTGCCCGACGGCACGGCCACGTTCGTGGACCTTCCCCCGGGGCCGCCGCTCGGCGTGGGCGGACCGCCCTTCGAGTCGGTCGAGGTGACCCTCGCCCCGGGCAGCACGCTCACCCTGCACACCGACGGGCTGCTCGCCGGGGGGCAGCCGACGAGCGCGGCCGAGGCGGAGCGGGACCGACTGCGGCTCGCGCTGGAACGGCCCGCGGCCTCGCTGGACCTGCGGTGCCGGTCGGTGGTCGACGCTCTGGTGCCCGCCCGGCCGCACGACGACGTGGCCCTGCTGATGGCCCGTACCCGCCGTCTGGGTGCCGACCAGGTCGCCGACTGGGAGCTGCCGTGCGATCCGGCCGTGGTCGCGAACGCCCGCAGGGCGGCCATGGGGCAGCTCACCGAGTGGGGGCTGGAGGAACTGGCGTTCACCACGGAACTGGTCGTCAGCGAACTGGTCACCAACGCCATCCGGTACGCCTCGGGCGGCCCCATCCGGCTGCGTCTCATCCGGGATCGCGCGCTGGCCTGCGAGGTCCTCGACGGCGGCGCGACCGCACCCCATCTGCGTCATCCCCGCGCCACGGACGAGGGCGGACGCGGACTGCTGCTGGTCTCGCAGCTGACCCAGCGGTGGGGTACCCGCTTCGTACCCGAGGGAAAGATCATCTGGGCGGAGCAGGCGCTGACCGATCCGCCCGGGTGA
- the rocD gene encoding ornithine--oxo-acid transaminase yields MTAPARTRDSAELIRAEEPVLAHNYHPLPVVVARAEGAWVEDVEGRRYLDMLAGYSALNFGHRHPALIEAAHRQLDRLTLTSRAFHNDRLAEFAERLAALTGLDMVLPMNTGAEAVESAIKVARKWAYDVKGVPADRATVVVAAENFHGRTTTIVSFSTDETARSGFGPFTPGFRIVPYNDLAALEAAVDETTAAVLIEPIQGEAGVVVPDDGYLAGVRELTRRTGCLFIADEIQSGLGRTGRTLAVEHEGVVPDVVLLGKALGGGIVPVSAVVAHREVLSVLRPGEHGSTFGGNPLAAAVGTAVIELLETGEFQRRAQELGVVLRDGLASLVGQGVVGFRARGLWAGVDIDPAIGTGREISERLMREGVLVKDTHGSTIRLAPPLTVTEQELRSALKTLEAVLAHGA; encoded by the coding sequence ATGACCGCTCCCGCCCGTACCCGCGACTCCGCCGAGCTGATCCGTGCCGAGGAACCGGTCCTCGCGCACAACTACCACCCCCTGCCCGTGGTCGTCGCCCGTGCCGAGGGCGCCTGGGTGGAGGACGTCGAGGGCCGCCGCTACCTGGACATGCTCGCCGGCTACTCGGCGCTCAACTTCGGCCACCGGCACCCGGCGCTCATCGAAGCGGCCCACCGCCAGCTGGACCGTCTGACCCTGACCTCCCGCGCCTTCCACAACGACCGGCTCGCCGAGTTCGCCGAACGGCTCGCGGCCCTGACCGGCCTGGACATGGTGCTGCCCATGAACACGGGGGCGGAGGCGGTCGAGAGCGCCATCAAGGTGGCGCGCAAGTGGGCGTACGACGTGAAGGGCGTCCCCGCCGACCGGGCCACCGTCGTCGTCGCGGCGGAGAACTTCCACGGCCGTACGACGACAATCGTCAGCTTCTCCACCGACGAGACCGCCCGCAGCGGCTTCGGCCCCTTCACCCCGGGCTTCCGGATCGTCCCGTACAACGACCTGGCCGCGCTGGAGGCCGCCGTCGACGAGACGACCGCGGCGGTGCTGATCGAGCCGATCCAGGGCGAGGCGGGCGTCGTCGTGCCCGACGACGGCTACCTGGCGGGCGTCCGGGAGCTGACCCGCCGCACCGGCTGCCTGTTCATCGCCGACGAGATCCAGTCCGGCCTCGGCCGCACGGGACGCACGCTCGCCGTCGAGCACGAGGGCGTCGTCCCCGATGTGGTGCTGCTCGGCAAGGCGCTGGGCGGCGGCATCGTGCCGGTGTCGGCGGTGGTCGCCCACCGGGAGGTGCTGAGCGTGCTCCGGCCGGGTGAACACGGTTCCACGTTCGGCGGCAACCCGCTGGCCGCCGCGGTGGGCACCGCGGTGATCGAGCTGCTGGAGACGGGCGAGTTCCAGCGGCGGGCGCAGGAACTGGGCGTGGTGCTGCGGGACGGCCTGGCCTCGCTCGTCGGTCAGGGCGTCGTCGGCTTCCGCGCGCGCGGCCTGTGGGCGGGTGTCGACATCGACCCGGCCATCGGCACCGGCCGCGAGATCAGCGAGCGCCTGATGCGGGAGGGCGTCCTGGTGAAGGACACCCACGGCTCCACGATCCGCCTCGCGCCCCCGCTGACCGTCACCGAGCAGGAGCTCCGCTCCGCGCTCAAGACGCTGGAGGCGGTACTCGCGCACGGCGCGTGA
- the ddaH gene encoding dimethylargininase: MLQSRVPRRRRFLVCEPRHFAVQYAINPWMHPDVRVDVDLAQEQWRALIRAYRAHDHVVDTVPPVAGLPDMVFAANSAVVVGGRVFGSLFHAPERRPESEHYETWFKSAGFDVYRPESVCEGEGDLVFTGRYLLAGTGFRTTREAHAEVQEFFGVPLIALTLVDPYFYHLDTALFVLDDDNVVYYPEAFSPGSQEVLARLYPDAVLATREDAAAWGLNSVSDGRHVFIAPQADDLASRLAARGYVPVPVDLSEFHKAGGGIKCCTQEIRS, from the coding sequence GTGCTCCAAAGCCGTGTGCCGCGCCGACGGCGCTTCCTCGTCTGCGAACCCAGACACTTCGCCGTGCAGTACGCGATCAATCCCTGGATGCATCCCGATGTCCGGGTCGACGTCGATCTGGCGCAGGAGCAGTGGCGGGCGCTGATCCGCGCCTACCGCGCCCACGACCACGTCGTCGACACCGTCCCGCCGGTGGCGGGCCTGCCGGACATGGTCTTCGCCGCGAACTCGGCGGTCGTCGTCGGCGGCCGCGTCTTCGGCTCGCTGTTCCACGCACCCGAGCGCCGTCCCGAGTCCGAGCACTACGAGACCTGGTTCAAGTCGGCGGGCTTCGACGTCTACCGCCCCGAGTCGGTCTGCGAGGGCGAGGGCGACCTGGTCTTCACGGGCCGCTACCTGCTGGCCGGCACCGGTTTCCGCACCACCCGCGAGGCCCACGCGGAGGTGCAGGAGTTCTTCGGCGTCCCGCTGATCGCCCTGACGCTGGTGGACCCGTATTTCTACCACCTGGACACGGCGCTGTTCGTGCTCGACGACGACAACGTCGTCTATTACCCGGAGGCCTTCTCCCCGGGCAGCCAGGAGGTGCTGGCGCGGCTGTACCCGGACGCGGTGCTCGCCACCCGTGAGGACGCGGCGGCCTGGGGGCTGAACTCCGTCTCGGACGGGCGCCACGTCTTCATCGCACCGCAGGCCGACGACCTCGCCTCGCGGCTGGCTGCCCGCGGATACGTCCCCGTCCCCGTCGATCTGTCCGAGTTCCACAAGGCGGGCGGCGGAATCAAGTGCTGCACCCAGGAGATCCGTTCATGA
- a CDS encoding Lrp/AsnC family transcriptional regulator: protein MNSRPASFDELDRKIVTALMANARTSFAEIGAVIGLSATAVKRRVDRLRETGVITGFTATVRPSALGWRTEAYVEVYCEGAAPPRRLAEVVRNHPEITAAMTVTGGADALLHVRARDVEHFEEVLERIRTEPFIRKTISVMVLSHLIPESPEAGASHPAPDAGPVAAPDVR from the coding sequence ATGAACAGCAGGCCGGCCTCCTTCGACGAGCTCGACCGGAAGATCGTCACCGCGCTGATGGCGAACGCCCGGACCAGTTTCGCCGAGATCGGCGCGGTGATCGGGCTGTCGGCGACGGCCGTCAAGCGCCGGGTCGACCGGCTGCGTGAAACGGGCGTGATCACCGGGTTCACGGCGACGGTGCGGCCGTCGGCGCTGGGCTGGCGCACGGAGGCGTACGTCGAGGTGTACTGCGAGGGCGCCGCGCCGCCGCGGCGGCTGGCGGAGGTGGTGCGCAACCATCCCGAGATCACGGCGGCGATGACGGTGACCGGCGGCGCGGACGCCCTGCTGCACGTGCGGGCGAGGGACGTCGAGCACTTCGAGGAGGTGCTGGAGCGGATCCGTACCGAGCCGTTCATCCGGAAGACGATCAGTGTAATGGTGCTGTCCCATCTGATCCCGGAGAGTCCCGAGGCGGGTGCCAGCCACCCAGCCCCCGACGCCGGCCCGGTTGCCGCACCAGACGTGCGCTGA
- a CDS encoding LytR/AlgR family response regulator transcription factor, which yields MLRALAVDDERPSLEELVYLLNADPRIGSAEGAGDATEALRRINRALESGPAGPEAIDVVFLDINMPGLDGLDLARLLTGFAQPPLVVFVTAHEDFAVQAFDLKAVDYVLKPVRKERLAEAVRRAAELRGTTARIPVHEPDPDHIPVELGGVTRFVAVDDITHVEAQGDYARLHTGRGSHLVRIPLSTLEDRWRSRGFVRIHRRHLVALRHIGELRLDAGTVSVLVGSEELQVSRRHARELRDLLMRRTAS from the coding sequence ATGCTGCGCGCCCTGGCTGTCGACGACGAACGCCCCTCCCTGGAAGAACTCGTGTACCTGCTGAACGCGGACCCGCGGATCGGCAGCGCCGAGGGGGCCGGCGACGCGACCGAGGCGCTGCGCCGGATCAACCGGGCCCTGGAGTCGGGGCCCGCCGGACCGGAGGCCATAGACGTCGTCTTCCTCGACATCAACATGCCCGGCCTCGACGGACTCGACCTGGCCCGGCTGCTGACCGGGTTCGCACAGCCGCCGCTGGTCGTCTTCGTCACCGCGCACGAGGACTTCGCCGTGCAGGCCTTCGACCTCAAGGCGGTCGACTACGTGCTCAAACCGGTGCGCAAGGAACGGCTCGCCGAAGCCGTGCGCAGAGCCGCGGAACTGCGCGGCACCACCGCGCGCATACCCGTGCACGAGCCCGACCCCGACCACATCCCGGTCGAGCTCGGCGGTGTGACCCGCTTCGTCGCCGTCGACGACATCACCCATGTCGAGGCACAGGGCGACTACGCCCGGCTGCACACCGGCAGAGGCAGCCACCTGGTGCGCATCCCGCTGTCCACCCTGGAGGACCGCTGGCGCTCACGCGGCTTCGTCCGCATCCACCGGCGCCACCTGGTCGCCCTGCGCCACATCGGTGAACTCCGCCTGGACGCGGGCACGGTCAGCGTCCTGGTCGGCTCCGAGGAACTCCAGGTCAGCCGACGCCACGCCCGTGAGCTGAGGGACCTGCTGATGCGACGAACCGCGAGCTAG
- a CDS encoding cation acetate symporter, which translates to MYSGYAVPAVALVVVATVLVGAFGLRISRTTSDFYVASRTVGPRLNAAAISGEYLSAASFLGIAGLVLVQGPDMLWYPVGYTAGYLVLLVFVAAPLRRSGAYTLPDFAEARLASQTVRRLAGAFVVGVGWLYLLPQLQGAGLTLTVLTGAPDELGGFIVAVVVTATVAAGGMRSITFVQAFQYWLKLTALLVPALFLVLAWQGDGAPRHAFDEPAAFREQRVVRVDDTLDLTLDRPLTVTVTGTVDGRTHEDRRVRLDTGTHRIERSTRLTFARGTPVPRAESAGGGGLAPSRAENREERPLYATYGLILATFLGTMGLPHVVVRFYTSPHGVAARRTTVAVLALVGGFYLLPPVYGALGRIYAPELTLTGDADAAVLLLPERMIGGVGGDLLGALVAGGAFAAFLSTASGLTMAVAGVLTQDVLPTRGVRHFRLGTALAMAAPLAASALVGGLPVADAVGLAFAVSASSFCPLLVLGIWWRRLTPPGAAAGMLVGGGSAFLAVGATMAGLPGTGPLHALLAWPALWSVPLGFLTMVLVSLATPGRVPAGTAAILARFHLPEEVRAEVKG; encoded by the coding sequence GTGTACTCCGGATACGCCGTTCCCGCCGTCGCCCTGGTCGTCGTCGCCACCGTCCTCGTCGGCGCCTTCGGCCTGCGCATATCCCGGACGACCTCCGACTTCTACGTCGCCTCCCGCACTGTCGGCCCGCGGCTGAACGCCGCCGCCATAAGCGGCGAGTACCTGTCCGCCGCGTCCTTCCTCGGCATCGCCGGACTGGTCCTGGTCCAGGGCCCCGACATGCTCTGGTACCCGGTCGGCTACACGGCCGGATACCTCGTGCTGCTGGTCTTCGTCGCGGCCCCGCTGCGCCGCTCCGGCGCCTACACGCTGCCCGACTTCGCCGAGGCCCGGCTCGCCTCGCAGACCGTGCGGCGACTCGCCGGCGCCTTCGTCGTCGGCGTCGGATGGCTGTACCTGCTGCCCCAGCTCCAGGGCGCCGGTCTGACCCTGACCGTGCTCACGGGGGCGCCCGACGAACTCGGCGGCTTCATCGTCGCCGTCGTCGTCACCGCGACCGTCGCCGCGGGCGGGATGCGCAGCATCACCTTCGTCCAGGCCTTCCAGTACTGGCTCAAACTCACCGCACTCCTGGTCCCGGCGCTGTTCCTGGTCCTCGCCTGGCAGGGCGACGGCGCACCCCGCCACGCGTTCGACGAACCCGCCGCCTTCCGGGAGCAGCGCGTCGTACGCGTCGACGACACCCTCGACCTGACGCTCGACCGCCCGCTGACGGTGACCGTGACCGGCACCGTCGACGGCCGCACCCACGAGGACCGCAGGGTCCGGCTGGACACCGGCACGCACCGCATCGAGCGGAGCACCCGACTGACGTTCGCCCGGGGCACCCCCGTCCCGCGGGCCGAGTCCGCGGGCGGCGGCGGACTGGCGCCCTCCCGGGCCGAGAACCGGGAGGAACGCCCGCTGTACGCGACGTACGGGCTGATCCTCGCCACCTTCCTCGGCACCATGGGTCTGCCGCACGTCGTCGTGCGCTTCTACACCAGCCCGCACGGCGTGGCCGCCCGCCGCACCACGGTCGCCGTGCTGGCCCTGGTGGGCGGCTTCTACCTGCTGCCACCGGTGTACGGCGCCCTCGGCAGGATCTACGCCCCCGAACTCACCCTCACCGGCGACGCGGACGCCGCCGTCCTGCTGCTGCCGGAACGCATGATCGGCGGCGTCGGCGGCGACCTGCTCGGGGCGCTGGTGGCGGGCGGCGCCTTCGCCGCGTTCCTGTCCACCGCCTCGGGACTGACCATGGCGGTCGCCGGGGTGCTCACCCAGGACGTCCTGCCGACCCGCGGGGTACGCCACTTCCGGCTCGGCACCGCGCTCGCCATGGCCGCGCCGCTCGCGGCGAGCGCGCTGGTCGGCGGGCTGCCGGTGGCCGACGCGGTCGGGCTGGCGTTCGCCGTGTCCGCCTCGTCGTTCTGCCCGCTGCTCGTGCTCGGCATCTGGTGGCGGCGGCTGACCCCGCCGGGCGCCGCCGCCGGGATGCTGGTGGGCGGCGGCTCGGCGTTCCTGGCGGTCGGCGCGACCATGGCGGGCCTGCCCGGTACCGGCCCCCTGCACGCCCTGCTCGCCTGGCCGGCGCTCTGGTCGGTGCCGCTGGGCTTCCTGACGATGGTGCTGGTGTCACTGGCCACCCCGGGCCGGGTCCCCGCCGGGACGGCGGCGATCCTGGCGCGGTTCCACCTGCCGGAGGAAGTGCGCGCGGAGGTGAAGGGATGA
- a CDS encoding sensor histidine kinase yields the protein MSGFLAGLCVAVLPLLAAGFWLGRRTARPESLGGLGSPVEHATFQTLHTASLAAPPLRAGLTEETARKSARRLRTLLGTDALCLTDDTHVLVWDGVGGHHRAEIMERLSGPLETGRGEAFRLTCDAPDCPLRWAVVAPLTVDDRVHGALVACAPRESAVLVRAAGEVARWVSVQLELADLDQSRTRLIEAEIKALRAQISPHFIFNSLAVIASFVRTDPERARELLLEFADFTRYSFRRHGDFTTLADELHAIDHYLALVRARFGDRLSVTLQIAPEVLPVALPFLCLQPLVENAVKHGLEGRTDRCRISITAQDAGAEAHVVIEDDGTGMDPDLLRRILAGEVSPSGGIGLSNVDDRLRQVYGDDYGLVIETAVGAGMKVTARLPKYQPGVHSARRVTRE from the coding sequence ATGAGCGGTTTCCTGGCCGGTCTGTGCGTCGCGGTGCTGCCGCTGCTGGCCGCGGGCTTCTGGCTGGGCCGGCGCACGGCCCGCCCGGAGAGCCTCGGCGGCCTGGGCAGCCCCGTCGAGCACGCCACCTTCCAGACGCTGCACACCGCGTCCCTGGCCGCACCCCCGCTGCGGGCCGGCCTCACCGAGGAGACCGCCCGCAAGTCCGCCCGCCGACTGCGCACCCTGCTCGGCACGGACGCGCTGTGCCTCACCGACGACACCCATGTCCTCGTCTGGGACGGAGTGGGCGGGCACCACCGGGCCGAGATCATGGAACGGCTCTCCGGCCCGCTGGAGACCGGCCGCGGCGAGGCCTTCCGGCTCACCTGCGACGCGCCCGACTGCCCGCTGCGCTGGGCCGTCGTCGCCCCGCTGACCGTCGACGACCGCGTGCACGGCGCGCTCGTCGCGTGCGCGCCCCGTGAGTCGGCCGTCCTCGTCCGGGCCGCCGGCGAGGTCGCCCGCTGGGTCTCCGTCCAACTGGAACTGGCCGATCTGGACCAGTCCCGCACCCGGCTGATCGAGGCCGAGATCAAGGCCCTGCGCGCCCAGATATCGCCCCACTTCATCTTCAACTCACTCGCGGTGATCGCCTCGTTCGTCCGCACCGACCCCGAACGGGCCCGCGAACTGCTCCTGGAGTTCGCCGACTTCACCCGCTACTCGTTCCGCCGGCACGGCGACTTCACCACCCTCGCCGACGAACTCCACGCCATCGACCACTATCTGGCGCTCGTACGGGCACGCTTCGGCGACCGCCTCTCCGTCACCCTGCAGATCGCCCCCGAGGTGCTGCCGGTGGCGCTGCCCTTCCTGTGCCTCCAGCCGCTGGTGGAGAACGCGGTCAAACACGGCCTCGAGGGCAGGACCGACCGGTGCCGTATCAGCATCACCGCCCAGGACGCCGGCGCCGAGGCCCATGTGGTCATCGAGGACGACGGCACCGGAATGGACCCCGACCTGCTGCGCCGCATCCTCGCCGGGGAGGTCAGCCCGTCGGGCGGCATCGGGCTGTCCAACGTCGACGACCGGCTCCGCCAGGTCTACGGGGACGACTACGGCCTGGTCATCGAGACGGCCGTCGGCGCTGGAATGAAGGTCACCGCCCGGCTGCCGAAGTACCAGCCGGGCGTGCATTCGGCGCGGCGGGTCACCCGTGAGTGA
- a CDS encoding serine/threonine-protein kinase, which produces MTSGSPTSGVGRVIAGRYLLLHRLGVGGMSHVWLAHDQRLACEVALKEIVLRDSGETAQERAARVSRARARARHAAGLRGHPHVVTVHDVLEHDGLPWIVMEYVAGAVDLRDLVARRGPLAPAECARVGLAVLDALTAGHERGITHRDVNPANVLLAPDRTGAPYGRILLTGHGISVQPDTGEARHTTSAPTGTAGCAAPERIIGGPPGPAADLFSLGCTLYHGVEGHGPFDRESPLAQITAVVAEEPRPAVRAGALEPVLRALLAKDPTRRMTATAAGAALARIVTPQAGGRPPTRNELGPRPRWTEASALPPVATASSAAPAPPPVPGRPLSHALRAAASTGLGLLLALGAVWYALAERTADAEAAPYGRAVGLAAPLRTGDCVVADWPGAARFSGTPRLSLDPTCRDGAPDGQVMAFAEAASANEARATGPARCEELTRETRARLADVRSYAVVPTSAGFVPAEGRAACLVLGAHGPVYGPLAGHRRPGAAFTDTATMQKRDCLDVRSDRDVRLASCASRHDEQVLGFTRLAAGLTLAQARTRSDTACAREVPPADYGFDPSVYEADSWTGEGAWKSATHLVVCTVRKQNGGTMEGDEP; this is translated from the coding sequence ATGACTTCAGGATCACCGACGTCGGGAGTGGGCCGGGTCATCGCCGGCCGCTACCTGCTGCTGCACCGCCTCGGTGTCGGCGGCATGAGCCATGTGTGGCTCGCCCACGACCAGAGACTGGCGTGCGAGGTCGCGCTCAAGGAGATCGTCCTCCGCGACTCGGGCGAGACCGCCCAGGAGCGTGCGGCGCGGGTCTCCCGGGCCCGCGCGCGGGCCCGGCACGCGGCGGGGCTGCGCGGTCATCCGCATGTGGTGACGGTGCACGACGTGCTGGAGCACGACGGGCTGCCGTGGATCGTCATGGAGTACGTGGCGGGCGCCGTGGACCTGCGCGATCTGGTCGCCCGGCGAGGGCCGCTCGCCCCCGCGGAGTGCGCCCGCGTCGGTCTGGCCGTGCTCGACGCGCTCACCGCCGGACACGAGCGGGGCATCACGCACCGGGACGTGAACCCGGCGAACGTCCTGCTGGCCCCGGACCGCACCGGCGCGCCCTACGGACGGATCCTGCTCACCGGCCACGGGATCTCCGTGCAGCCGGACACCGGGGAGGCCCGGCACACCACGTCGGCACCGACGGGAACCGCGGGCTGTGCCGCTCCGGAGCGCATCATCGGCGGACCGCCCGGCCCGGCCGCCGACCTGTTCTCGCTCGGCTGCACGCTCTACCACGGGGTCGAGGGGCACGGCCCCTTCGACCGGGAGTCGCCCCTGGCGCAGATCACCGCCGTGGTCGCGGAAGAGCCGCGCCCCGCGGTGCGTGCGGGCGCGCTGGAGCCGGTGCTGCGGGCCCTGCTCGCGAAGGACCCCACCCGCCGGATGACGGCGACGGCGGCCGGGGCCGCGCTGGCGCGGATCGTGACACCCCAGGCAGGCGGCCGTCCGCCCACCCGGAACGAGCTCGGCCCGCGGCCCCGCTGGACCGAGGCGTCGGCCCTGCCGCCCGTCGCGACGGCCTCCTCCGCCGCCCCGGCTCCCCCGCCCGTACCCGGCCGACCCCTCTCCCACGCCCTGCGGGCAGCCGCTTCGACGGGCCTCGGGCTGCTGCTCGCGCTCGGCGCGGTCTGGTACGCGCTCGCCGAGCGGACGGCCGACGCCGAGGCCGCGCCGTACGGCCGGGCCGTGGGACTCGCCGCACCGTTGAGGACGGGCGACTGCGTCGTCGCCGACTGGCCCGGCGCCGCCCGGTTCTCCGGCACCCCGCGCCTGTCACTGGACCCGACCTGCCGGGACGGGGCACCGGACGGACAGGTGATGGCGTTCGCCGAGGCCGCGTCCGCGAACGAGGCGCGCGCGACGGGGCCGGCCCGTTGCGAGGAACTCACCCGGGAGACACGCGCCCGGCTGGCCGACGTGCGCAGCTACGCGGTCGTACCGACCTCGGCGGGCTTCGTCCCGGCCGAGGGACGCGCCGCCTGTCTGGTGCTGGGCGCGCACGGGCCGGTGTACGGGCCGCTCGCCGGCCACCGCAGGCCGGGTGCGGCGTTCACGGACACGGCGACCATGCAGAAGCGCGACTGCCTCGACGTCCGCTCCGACCGGGACGTCCGTCTGGCCTCGTGCGCGAGCCGCCACGACGAGCAGGTGCTCGGATTCACCCGTTTGGCCGCGGGGCTGACCCTCGCGCAGGCGCGGACCCGGTCGGACACCGCGTGCGCGCGCGAGGTGCCGCCCGCCGACTACGGATTCGACCCTTCCGTCTACGAGGCCGATTCCTGGACCGGCGAGGGCGCCTGGAAATCGGCCACACATTTGGTCGTCTGCACCGTGCGGAAGCAGAACGGGGGCACCATGGAGGGGGACGAACCATGA